A stretch of Candidatus Afararchaeum irisae DNA encodes these proteins:
- a CDS encoding type II glyceraldehyde-3-phosphate dehydrogenase, with the protein MVDVAVNGYGTIGKRVADAVDRQDDMEIVGVAKTKPNFEARQAVEKGYPLYAAVEDRADLFEDAGIEIEGMVSEMVETADVVVDATPSGVGEQNASMYEEADTKYILQGGEDDGIAEKSFVAEVNYDDCVEADSLRVVSCNTTGLSRLIEPLKESFGVGTVRATLVRRGGDPPQHGRGPINDILPNPIGLPSHHGPDVNTVLPDVDIFTTGLKVPATLMHMHSVNIEVGDVTEEEIIETLEDESRIRFVSEENGISSTGEIKEMMKDIGRPRGDAWENCVWKDSITVEDGELYLFQAIHQESDVVPENVDAIRAMTGFEDAEESIRKTDDAIGL; encoded by the coding sequence ATGGTAGACGTCGCTGTCAACGGTTACGGGACTATAGGGAAGAGAGTCGCCGACGCTGTCGACCGACAGGACGACATGGAGATCGTCGGTGTCGCCAAGACAAAGCCCAACTTCGAGGCTCGTCAGGCTGTCGAGAAGGGCTATCCGCTCTATGCAGCCGTCGAGGATCGCGCCGACCTCTTCGAGGACGCGGGGATAGAGATAGAGGGCATGGTGTCGGAGATGGTCGAGACCGCGGACGTCGTAGTCGACGCGACACCCTCGGGAGTCGGCGAACAGAACGCCTCGATGTACGAGGAAGCCGACACGAAGTACATACTCCAGGGAGGAGAGGACGACGGAATAGCTGAGAAGAGTTTCGTCGCCGAGGTCAACTACGACGACTGTGTCGAAGCCGACTCTCTACGTGTCGTCTCGTGTAACACCACGGGTCTCTCACGTCTCATAGAGCCTCTCAAGGAGAGCTTCGGCGTCGGTACTGTACGAGCGACACTCGTGAGACGGGGTGGCGACCCCCCACAGCACGGACGCGGACCCATAAACGACATACTCCCGAATCCGATAGGACTCCCGTCTCACCACGGTCCTGACGTCAATACTGTTCTTCCCGACGTCGACATATTCACTACGGGTCTCAAGGTTCCCGCGACACTGATGCACATGCACTCGGTCAACATAGAGGTCGGAGACGTGACCGAGGAAGAGATAATAGAGACACTCGAAGACGAGTCACGTATAAGGTTTGTCTCTGAAGAAAACGGAATTTCGAGCACAGGTGAGATAAAGGAGATGATGAAAGACATCGGACGTCCGCGTGGAGACGCGTGGGAGAACTGCGTCTGGAAGGACTCGATAACTGTCGAGGACGGAGAGCTCTACCTCTTCCAGGCGATACACCAGGAGAGCGACGTCGTCCCCGAGAACGTCGACGCGATAAGAGCCATGACGGGATTCGAGGACGCCGAGGAGAGTATACGTAAGACGGACGACGCTATAGGTCTTTAG
- the purQ gene encoding phosphoribosylformylglycinamidine synthase I, with protein MTATDRSESVSESTSVGVLKFGGSNCDIDVKKVLDSMGEDAELVWYKESLEGHDGVVLPGGFSYGDYLRAGAIASETDIMEDVVEIADDGKPVLGICNGAQILCESGIVEGAYAQNVSAKFQCEWVNLRVETTDSPFTSEFEEGEVIQIPIAHAEGRYIPEDIDSLYDDDRILFKYVDENGEATDEANPNGSIDNIAGVLGENRNVGVMMPHPERASESLIGSDDGRRVFEGMVESVDP; from the coding sequence ATGACTGCGACAGACAGATCCGAATCCGTGTCCGAGTCCACGTCCGTGGGAGTCCTCAAGTTCGGTGGCTCGAACTGTGACATCGACGTCAAGAAGGTTCTCGACTCAATGGGAGAGGACGCCGAGCTGGTCTGGTACAAGGAAAGCCTCGAAGGACACGACGGCGTCGTTCTTCCCGGTGGATTCTCTTACGGAGACTACCTCAGAGCGGGCGCGATAGCCTCTGAGACGGACATAATGGAAGACGTGGTTGAGATAGCCGACGACGGAAAGCCCGTCCTAGGAATCTGTAACGGCGCGCAGATACTGTGTGAGTCGGGAATTGTCGAGGGGGCGTACGCCCAGAACGTCTCGGCGAAGTTCCAGTGTGAGTGGGTCAACCTGCGTGTAGAGACGACCGACTCACCCTTCACCTCGGAGTTCGAGGAGGGCGAGGTGATACAGATACCCATCGCACACGCCGAGGGACGTTATATACCCGAAGACATCGACTCTCTCTACGACGACGACAGGATACTCTTCAAGTACGTCGACGAGAACGGAGAGGCGACAGACGAGGCGAACCCCAACGGAAGCATCGACAACATAGCCGGCGTCCTAGGAGAGAACAGAAACGTCGGAGTGATGATGCCACATCCCGAGCGCGCGAGTGAATCCCTAATAGGAAGCGACGACGGCAGACGTGTCTTCGAGGGCATGGTCGAGTCGGTCGACCCGTAA
- the purS gene encoding phosphoribosylformylglycinamidine synthase subunit PurS, with translation MYEAVVRVSLKKGVLDPEAKTIQKSLERLGFDLEDLSTADEYIIDLEADSEEDARQRVDEMCERLLTNPVIHDYTVEIRAA, from the coding sequence ATGTACGAGGCTGTTGTCCGCGTCTCACTCAAGAAGGGCGTCCTCGATCCCGAGGCGAAGACTATACAGAAGTCACTCGAACGTCTCGGCTTCGACCTCGAAGACCTCAGTACCGCCGACGAGTACATAATAGACCTCGAAGCCGACTCGGAGGAGGACGCGAGACAGAGGGTCGACGAGATGTGTGAGCGTCTCCTGACGAACCCCGTAATACACGACTACACAGTCGAGATAAGAGCCGCATAG
- a CDS encoding universal stress protein, translating to MYNVLLAVDENEDRAITEAETISELPGKEDLKVTVLYVFTDNPSGASATQIATVRDAIEHLEDHGIETEVLESSGDPSTEILDTAEEEDVDMICLGGRKRSATGKVLFGSVTQSVILNTDRPVMVTGTKEYDEGEV from the coding sequence ATGTACAACGTGTTACTCGCCGTCGACGAGAACGAGGACAGAGCCATAACAGAGGCGGAGACGATCTCGGAGCTTCCGGGTAAGGAAGACCTCAAGGTCACAGTCCTCTATGTCTTCACCGACAACCCGAGCGGTGCCTCTGCGACACAGATCGCCACGGTGAGGGACGCGATAGAACACCTCGAAGACCACGGAATCGAGACTGAGGTTCTTGAGTCGAGCGGAGATCCCTCGACCGAGATACTCGACACCGCCGAGGAGGAGGACGTCGACATGATCTGTCTCGGTGGCAGAAAGAGGTCTGCGACAGGAAAGGTACTCTTCGGAAGCGTGACTCAGTCGGTGATACTCAACACCGACAGACCCGTGATGGTCACCGGAACTAAGGAGTACGACGAGGGCGAGGTCTAA
- a CDS encoding thioredoxin family protein, producing the protein MSTNTDTDDGEDGDRAEERVDVLIDEGVLRVGDGGTVTTTSEYEKTRSVYYNTYSEVSDDEFERSVADVFGISRDEAAERIEEIGVTRDDFITYMAVKSEVSRDLPQTELTVMADVVGEVSPVSAVPEYIDEIDDETYADFLDENPDSVVTVWKFDCAPCDEMKEEFADVDVDVVGETDVRFAGVNGEEVADFRREYGVDVAPAFLFFSDSELVEKTEGYTSPDEVEEIIESVY; encoded by the coding sequence ATGTCAACGAACACAGACACCGACGACGGAGAAGATGGAGACAGAGCCGAGGAACGAGTCGACGTCCTCATAGACGAGGGCGTTCTGAGAGTCGGAGACGGCGGAACCGTGACGACGACGTCGGAGTACGAGAAGACTCGGTCGGTCTACTACAACACCTACTCGGAGGTCTCCGACGACGAGTTCGAGAGATCCGTCGCCGACGTCTTCGGTATAAGTAGGGACGAGGCAGCAGAGAGGATAGAGGAGATAGGTGTCACACGTGACGACTTCATCACCTACATGGCTGTGAAGTCGGAGGTCAGCCGCGACCTCCCCCAGACCGAGTTAACCGTGATGGCGGATGTAGTCGGAGAGGTCAGCCCGGTCTCTGCAGTTCCCGAGTACATCGACGAGATAGACGACGAGACCTACGCCGACTTCCTCGACGAGAACCCCGACTCAGTCGTGACAGTCTGGAAGTTCGACTGCGCGCCGTGTGACGAGATGAAAGAGGAGTTCGCAGATGTAGATGTAGATGTAGTAGGTGAGACAGACGTTCGCTTCGCGGGAGTAAACGGCGAGGAGGTCGCCGACTTCAGACGTGAGTACGGGGTCGACGTGGCTCCCGCGTTTCTCTTCTTCTCCGACAGCGAGCTCGTCGAGAAGACTGAGGGATACACGAGCCCCGACGAAGTAGAAGAGATCATCGAGTCGGTCTACTAG
- a CDS encoding ABC transporter ATP-binding protein, whose amino-acid sequence MSLLEVDSLDSYYGESHILRDLSMEVKEGEICALLGRNGAGKTTTLRSISGATPPEIRGGSVKFKGEDITGQPAENIAVKGISLVPEERRVFADLTVAENLHLSEVYADLPNTLGRSLDIEKTGMSTDEVYDEFPRLRERKTQKAGTLSGGEQQMLAIARALKQNTDLLMLDEPYEGLAPQIIDNVEDAITDISESGKTVLLVEQNAVAAMKIADRCYVVDHGEVVFEGSADELREDTETREEYLGV is encoded by the coding sequence ATGAGCCTTCTCGAAGTCGACTCACTCGACTCGTACTACGGAGAGAGCCACATACTCCGTGATCTCTCGATGGAGGTCAAGGAGGGAGAGATATGTGCTCTCCTAGGACGTAACGGAGCCGGAAAGACGACGACACTCAGGTCGATATCCGGGGCTACGCCTCCCGAGATACGTGGAGGATCGGTGAAGTTTAAGGGAGAAGACATCACGGGACAGCCCGCCGAGAACATAGCCGTGAAGGGTATCTCACTCGTACCCGAGGAGAGACGTGTCTTCGCGGATCTCACTGTCGCGGAGAACCTCCATCTCTCGGAGGTCTATGCCGACCTTCCGAACACGCTCGGAAGATCACTCGACATAGAGAAGACGGGAATGTCAACCGACGAGGTCTACGACGAGTTCCCACGTCTGAGAGAGAGGAAGACACAGAAAGCCGGGACTCTGTCGGGAGGAGAGCAGCAGATGCTCGCGATAGCGCGTGCCCTCAAGCAGAACACCGACCTACTCATGCTCGACGAGCCCTACGAGGGACTCGCGCCACAGATAATAGACAACGTCGAGGACGCGATCACCGACATAAGCGAGTCGGGGAAGACCGTCCTACTCGTCGAACAGAACGCCGTCGCGGCGATGAAGATCGCCGACCGGTGTTACGTCGTAGACCACGGAGAGGTAGTCTTCGAGGGCAGCGCCGACGAGCTACGTGAAGACACAGAGACGAGAGAGGAGTACCTGGGTGTATAA
- a CDS encoding ABC transporter ATP-binding protein, whose amino-acid sequence MALLETDSLVKSFDGLVATDDVNISLEEGERVSLIGPNGAGKSTLINLITRRLDPTEGDIRFKGESITDLEPHEVVQKGVSKSFQTASIFPDLTVEENAKIAALASEEGPFGFNFLKHWRNYGNVDGLARDSLESVGLLEQKDVTAKDLPYGDKRRLEIALALAGEPDLLLMDEPTAGMSPDETASTVELIEEVYEELDLTFLLVEHDMEIVFNISDRIIVLNRGEVIADGTPDEVKGDPEVQEAYLGGVEI is encoded by the coding sequence ATGGCACTTCTCGAAACTGACAGCCTCGTCAAGTCTTTCGACGGACTCGTGGCAACGGACGACGTGAATATATCTCTCGAAGAGGGAGAGAGGGTCAGCCTCATAGGACCCAACGGAGCCGGTAAGTCGACCCTCATAAACCTCATAACGAGACGTCTCGACCCCACCGAGGGTGACATACGTTTCAAGGGCGAGAGCATAACGGATCTCGAACCCCACGAGGTCGTCCAGAAGGGAGTCTCGAAGTCGTTCCAGACAGCGTCGATATTCCCCGATCTCACAGTCGAGGAGAACGCTAAGATAGCCGCACTCGCGTCGGAGGAGGGACCCTTCGGCTTCAACTTCCTCAAGCACTGGAGGAACTACGGAAACGTCGACGGACTCGCACGTGACTCTCTTGAGTCAGTGGGTCTTCTCGAACAGAAAGACGTCACGGCGAAGGATCTGCCGTACGGTGACAAGAGGCGTCTCGAAATCGCGCTCGCCTTAGCCGGAGAGCCCGATCTCCTCCTGATGGACGAGCCCACAGCGGGAATGTCGCCCGACGAGACCGCCTCGACAGTCGAACTTATAGAGGAGGTCTACGAGGAACTCGACCTTACCTTCCTCTTAGTCGAACACGACATGGAGATAGTCTTCAACATATCCGACCGTATAATAGTCCTCAACAGGGGAGAGGTCATAGCCGACGGAACCCCTGACGAGGTGAAGGGAGACCCCGAAGTTCAGGAAGCCTACCTAGGAGGTGTTGAGATATGA
- a CDS encoding branched-chain amino acid ABC transporter permease: MSLAQTWDSIKERELFVMGAVLVVFAVFPYLLTDFFVMNMVVESLESAGMEGIAGLLDNMRGWDELASLILIWGIFAMGYDLLLGYTGLLSFGHAAFWGVGAYSAGYFSAHVSSSPILIVVVGTVVAVLTAWLLGYLSLRRGGIYFTILTLVFAQMMFYLASSPLSFITNGENGFTNMKVGELFGTYDLGSEFIVLGDFIGGWLYVFVAIIGVICVGIAYRILNSPYGLVFHAIHENEQRAEFVGLNVGRYKLMSFVISGFFAGVAGSLFAIHGSYVPLESLYWTTSGEVVIMSILGGTGSLFGPIFGAGVYLYIENVVVSLPVIGDFWHLILGVVFVITIAFFPSGVWGAITKIRSLVRRSGGDR, from the coding sequence ATGAGTCTCGCACAGACTTGGGACAGCATAAAGGAGAGAGAGCTCTTCGTGATGGGTGCGGTTCTGGTGGTCTTCGCAGTCTTCCCGTACCTACTCACCGACTTCTTCGTGATGAATATGGTAGTCGAGTCGCTCGAATCCGCGGGAATGGAAGGCATAGCCGGCCTTCTCGACAACATGAGAGGCTGGGATGAGCTAGCCTCTCTGATACTTATCTGGGGTATCTTCGCTATGGGATACGACCTTCTCCTCGGATACACGGGTCTCCTCTCGTTCGGACACGCCGCATTCTGGGGAGTCGGAGCCTACTCGGCGGGATACTTCAGTGCCCACGTCTCGTCGAGCCCGATTCTGATAGTCGTAGTCGGAACCGTAGTCGCAGTTCTGACGGCGTGGCTACTCGGCTATCTCTCGCTGAGACGTGGAGGCATATACTTCACGATACTCACACTCGTCTTCGCACAGATGATGTTCTACCTTGCGTCTTCGCCACTCTCGTTCATAACCAACGGAGAGAACGGCTTCACCAACATGAAGGTCGGAGAGCTCTTCGGAACCTACGACCTGGGAAGCGAGTTCATAGTCTTAGGAGACTTCATAGGAGGCTGGCTCTACGTCTTCGTGGCGATCATAGGCGTGATCTGTGTAGGAATAGCTTACAGAATACTCAACTCGCCGTACGGTCTCGTCTTCCACGCTATACACGAGAACGAACAGAGGGCGGAGTTCGTGGGACTCAACGTCGGAAGGTACAAGCTGATGTCGTTCGTGATATCGGGCTTCTTCGCGGGGGTCGCCGGAAGCCTCTTCGCTATCCACGGAAGCTACGTTCCGCTTGAGTCACTCTACTGGACCACGAGCGGTGAGGTCGTCATAATGTCGATACTCGGAGGAACGGGGTCGCTCTTCGGTCCGATATTCGGAGCCGGAGTCTACCTCTACATCGAGAACGTCGTGGTCAGTCTTCCCGTGATTGGCGACTTCTGGCACCTCATACTCGGTGTCGTCTTCGTCATCACGATAGCCTTCTTCCCGAGCGGAGTCTGGGGAGCAATCACGAAGATACGTTCGTTAGTACGGCGGTCAGGAGGTGATAGATAA
- a CDS encoding branched-chain amino acid ABC transporter permease, giving the protein MSLAADIASVLLNSLQTGAIYVLLAVGLSIILGTLKFVNFAHGALYLIGAYAGILIAGEMSLSNGKLQEWGMSTIGLDLGYAAALILVPILVFVIGLLMERFVARPFYDRPDTDQILVTFGLAVIVQELFRAMFGGNSQNFSQPKWASGAVNLPVVGNFPEWRLWVIGITALLVILVIGLIEYTDFGLIVRAGTLDSEMVRLLGVRLDRQYLIVFGIGAALAGVAGVVGGPLELVNPNVGTGILVPAFITVVIGGVGSTRGAIVGGLLLGFVESTLIALPSLTIGSFTLNFAPWSQVGMYAVAAVVLLVRPQGLFGKEVEA; this is encoded by the coding sequence ATGAGTCTGGCAGCCGATATCGCCAGTGTTCTCCTCAACAGCCTTCAGACGGGAGCCATATACGTCTTGCTCGCCGTGGGTCTCTCGATTATACTCGGAACCCTGAAGTTTGTTAACTTCGCTCACGGTGCTCTCTACCTCATAGGCGCGTACGCGGGTATTCTGATAGCCGGAGAGATGAGTCTGAGCAACGGAAAGTTACAGGAGTGGGGAATGTCGACTATCGGACTCGACCTCGGCTACGCCGCCGCCCTAATTCTGGTTCCTATACTCGTGTTCGTGATAGGGCTCCTTATGGAGAGGTTCGTCGCGCGACCCTTCTATGACAGACCCGACACGGATCAGATACTCGTGACGTTCGGTCTCGCAGTGATCGTCCAGGAGCTCTTCAGAGCGATGTTCGGCGGAAACTCCCAGAACTTCAGCCAGCCCAAGTGGGCGAGCGGCGCAGTTAATCTCCCCGTGGTGGGTAACTTCCCCGAGTGGCGTCTCTGGGTCATAGGTATCACGGCTTTACTCGTGATCCTTGTGATTGGTCTGATAGAGTACACCGACTTCGGTCTGATAGTCAGAGCCGGTACGCTCGACTCCGAGATGGTACGTCTCTTAGGTGTCAGACTCGACAGACAGTACCTCATCGTCTTCGGAATAGGTGCCGCGCTCGCGGGAGTCGCGGGAGTCGTCGGAGGACCCCTCGAACTCGTCAACCCGAACGTCGGCACGGGAATACTCGTACCTGCGTTCATCACTGTCGTGATAGGAGGTGTGGGTAGTACCCGCGGAGCCATCGTTGGAGGGCTGCTACTCGGATTCGTCGAGTCGACTCTGATAGCTCTTCCAAGTCTGACAATCGGGTCGTTCACGCTCAACTTCGCACCGTGGTCACAGGTCGGAATGTACGCAGTCGCCGCGGTAGTCCTACTCGTGCGTCCTCAGGGACTCTTCGGTAAGGAGGTGGAAGCATGA